One window from the genome of Nitrospiria bacterium encodes:
- a CDS encoding LuxR C-terminal-related transcriptional regulator gives MTLPLQDLSHLTRHRSDPGIIIFNNQHQVTFANQIAWEIFNNENKRNGFCVPAPVLKICEELKRRQHQFAWNSCPDAVYLKKIIVLGCGQFSLRAFIIADQKKNHSAHYLLLIDKVSLRKKFKFEQVQLRFNLAPREYQVVKLLVNGLTNKEIGNDLEIAESTVKEYMNKIMRKLKVNTRAGVVSRVLQPKDGDSKSRMIESSKNLKPVQNQPT, from the coding sequence ATGACCCTTCCTTTGCAAGACCTTAGTCACCTGACTCGCCACCGTTCAGATCCTGGAATCATCATCTTCAATAATCAACATCAGGTTACCTTTGCCAATCAAATTGCTTGGGAGATTTTTAATAATGAAAATAAAAGAAACGGATTTTGCGTCCCCGCCCCCGTCTTGAAAATATGTGAGGAGCTTAAAAGAAGGCAGCACCAGTTTGCATGGAACAGTTGTCCTGATGCTGTTTATTTGAAAAAGATAATTGTTTTGGGGTGTGGTCAATTTTCATTGAGGGCCTTTATCATCGCGGATCAAAAAAAGAACCATTCCGCACATTATCTTTTGTTAATCGATAAGGTTTCCCTTCGGAAAAAATTTAAATTTGAACAGGTCCAGTTACGGTTTAATCTCGCTCCGAGAGAGTATCAAGTGGTTAAACTGCTGGTCAACGGTTTAACCAATAAAGAGATCGGAAATGACCTGGAGATTGCTGAATCAACGGTAAAGGAATATATGAATAAAATCATGCGGAAATTGAAGGTCAACACCCGGGCTGGAGTGGTGTCTCGAGTTCTGCAGCCAAAAGATGGGGATTCCAAAAGCCGAATGATTGAGAGTTCTAAAAATTTAAAGCCCGTTCAAAACCAACCCACATAA